The genomic segment GGGGATGCTTGATGACCTTTTCGACGTTGCGGATGCGCGTCACCGTCTGCGCCAGCAGCTCGTGGCTGGCATGGCTCATATTGATGCGGAACACATCGGCGCCGGCCCTTGCCAGCTCCTCGATCGTTTTCTCGTCCTGGGAGGCCGGTCCCAGGGTCGCCACGATCTTTACGCGTCTCAAACGTCTCATGAATCAATCCGAACTTTGAGTAGTGGCCGGAGAATCCGGCGCGGGAGTGGTCTGGTCGTCGGGCGGCGGGGCGTCCGAGCCGTCAGGGGAGCCGCTTTCATCACCGAGCGGTGCGCCGCTCACGTCGTCGCCTTCCGGCACGGCATCGCGGTTTTCGGTGAGCTGCAAGGTCCAGTCCGAGCGGTTCTGCGTGTCGACTTCGAAAAACCCGGTGCGCTCATAGCCCCGCGCCAGGCAATCCTCAACACCGAAAATGGTGAAGCTTTCGTCGCGCGTGCACATATAGACCGAGCCGTCCCAGGCTCCGCCCCCGATATCGTCGGCGACATAGAGATAGTAGAAGCGCGAGTTGAGATCACCCTGGTAGACCACCGCGCATTGCTGCGGGGCGGCGACCCACCAGCCTTCCGACTGCCAGCCGCGCTCGGCCCGGTAACCCAATGCCACCGATACCTGATTGCCCGTCTCGTTGCAGACCCGCAGGTCCGCATAGGCGGGTTCAATCGATACAAACGGGCTGCACAGCAGCGCGCCGATCAGGGCAAAACCGAGACGGGTGTTAAGCAACAGATTGCCGAATGCCATGAAAAGAAGTCCTGTTTGTGCGCAAGCGCTCCAGCCAAGTCAACCGCTAATGACGGGATTTGACCGAATTGCGAAGGTCAAGCGCGCCCAGGAGTGGATTGCACCGGAAACCGCTTGAATGCGCGGCCTGCCTGCGGTTGAACGGGGCTCCAAAGAGTCTAAGGAATCGACAATGGCAGAAGACAGCGTCGCCCAGGATCAGCTCAGGGCATTCATCGAGCGGATCGAGCGCATGGAAGAGGAAAAGGCCGCCATCGCCGCCGATATCCGCGAGATCTACGCCGAGGCCAAGGGCAACGGCTTCGATACCAAGGTGCTGCGCCAGGTGGTCAAGATCCGCAAGCAGGACCACAACGAGCGCATGGAGCAGGAAGCGATCCTGGACCTTTACCTCTCCGCGCTGGGCATGCAGGCGGCTCCGCCCGAGGACATGTAGTCCTCGGTGCCGGCCGGTAAGGGCCGGCCATTAAGGGTCGGGCAGGCATGGCGCGCGTTTTCCTCGCCTCCATGCATTGCGCCTCCCCTCCGAATGAAGGTATTTTTCGCACTATTGTTACTTTAGGTATTTTCCGAACAACGGGTGCGGGGGCTGATCACATATCTGCGCGTGAGAGACTGGTGAGACGCCTCAGGCAGGCGTTTCTCGACTATGGCTATGAGCAGATTTCGATGAGCGCGCTGGCCGAGATTTGCGGCCTGACGCGGCGTGCCCTCTATCACCACTTCTCCAACAAGGAAGAAGCCTTCCGCTACGTGCTGCAGTTCGACGGCGAGGTGGCGATCCGCGACGGACTGGCCGCCGGCCGCGCCCGCATCGAAAGCGGCGCCTCGGCGGTCGAAGTCATTACCGAGATCATGGACATCCGCTACGGCGACAATCGCCGCCGCCTGGCTGCCTCGCCCCACGCGCTCGAGATCAACGACCAGGCGTTCCGGCGGGCACGCGATATCATGGTGCAGGCGGCCGTCGACTTTCAGGCTCAGCTCGCCGTCGTCATCACCGAGCTCCACGCCAAGGGCATGCTGTGCCTGCGCGCCAATGTGCGGGCCGAGACGCTGGCGCAGATGCTTTCGGACGGCGCGCGCGGCAGCAACCAGGCCCTGCCACCCATTCCCCTCGACCAGCTGCGCCAGCGCTACGCCACCATGACCGAGGCCATTCTCTATGGCTCGGCCAACCGAGCCGCCGACCAGGATCGGCAGGGCAAGGTTGGCGCCTCCCGGCTAACTGCCTGATTCTTCAGCAAAGCTCGCCAAAGTTCACATGTTGAGCGAGTCGTCTTGACTTTTTGGCGCGGACACCCACAGATTGAAACCGGTTTCACAGTGGCGCGGCAGGAGGACACTTGCGGCTCGACCTCTCAATCCTGGTGCCTCACCTCGGCTTCCTGGCCGAGGGCGCACTGCTGACGGCGCAGGCCTGCGGGCTGGCGCTGATCGGCAGCCTCATCATGGGGGCGCTGGTCGCCATCGCGCGGACATCGTCCTCCCGGGCGATCCGGGGCGTCGCTTTCGCCTATGTCGACCTCTTCCGCAACGTCCCCTTCATCGTCCAGCTGTTCTTCTTCTACTACGGCCTGCCTGAGCTCGGGATCTATATCGACGCCTTCACCACGGGCGTGATCTCGCTCTCGATCGCCGGCGGCGCCTTCGCCTCGGACGTGATCCGCTCGGGTATCCTGGCGATCGACCCGGGCATCATCGAAGCGGCGGAGGTGAGCGGCCTCTCGCGTCGCAAGACCTTCACCAGGATCGTGCTGCCCATCGCGCTGCGCACCTCGGTGCGCCCGCTGGGCTCGGTGTTCATCAACCTGATCCTCACCTCCTCGATCCTCTCCACCATCACGCTCAACGAGCTAACGGGAACGGCCAAGATCGTGGCCTCCGACACGTTCAAGCCGTTCGAGGTCTATGTGGTGCTGCTGGTTGTCTACGCGGCGCTCACCTACCTGGTCTCGATCCTCATCGGGCTCCTCCACAAGCGGCTCAACCGCGATCTCGTCGAGGGAGCGGTCGCCTGATGCGCTACACCGATTTCACCCCGTTCGACCTGGTATTGCTGGCGCAGGGCCTCGGCGTCACCATCGGGCTCTTCCTCGCCACCACCGTCATCGGCCTCTTCATCGGCACGGCGCTGGCGGTGATCCGCTTCTACCGCGTGCCGGTATTGACGCAGGTCGTGACCTTCATCACCGAGCTCCTCAAGAACTCGCCGGTGCTGGTGCAGCTCTTTCTCGTCTTCTTCGGCCTGCCGGCCTTCCTGCGGATCAACGTGACGCCGGTGGAAGCTGCCGTCATCACCATGTCTGGCAATACCGCGGCTTTCATCTACGTCATTGCAGTCTCGGCCATCGAATCCATCGGTCGCGACCAGATCGAGGCGGCGCGCGTTTTCGGCCTCACCCGCTGGCAGGTGCTGCGCCACATTATCGCCCCACAGGCTACCGCCTTTGCCATCGGGCCGCTGACGGGCCTCCTGGTCAACCAGTTGCAGGTCACTTCGCTCATCTCGGTGATCGGCGTCATGGACCTCACCAAGATCGGCAATACCCTCAACCTGCGTACCCTGCAGCCCTTTATCGTCTGGGCCGTGGTCGGGGTGCTCTACTACCTCTGCGCCAAGCTGATCGCCTGGCTGGGCTCGCGTCTGGAAACGCGGCTGCGCGCCCACACCGCCTGGAAGGGCCTCTGAAATGATCAAAGCCGAAAACGTCAAGAAGGTCTTCGGGCCGGTCACCGTCCTCGAGGACGTCAACCTCACCGTCAATCCGGGCGAAGTGGTTTCCATCCTCGGCTCGTCCGGTTCGGGCAAGTCCACGCTCATCCGCTGCATCAACGGGCTCGAGCGGCTCGATGGCGGCAAGATTACCGTCGACGATTTCGACGTCTCCAAGCCCAGGGAACTGGCCGAAGCGCGCAAGCGCTCGGGCACCGTGTTCCAGCTCTTCAACCTCTATCCGCATATGACGGCGGTCGAGAACGTGACGCTCGCCCCCATCGAAGTGCTCAAGCGCCCCAAGGCCGAAGCCGAGAAGGAAGCGCGTGCGCTGCTCGCCTCGGTCGGCCTTTCCGAGCGCGCCGACGCCTATCCGGCCCAGCTCTCGGGCGGCCAGCGCCAGCGCGTCGGCATCTGCCGGGCCCTGGCGATGAAGCCGCGCTACCTGCTGCTGGACGAAGTGACCAGCGCCCTCGATCCCGAAATGACCGCCGAAGTCCTCAATATCCTCGCCAAGCTGGCCGAGGAGGGGACGACGATGGTGTTCGTGACCCACGAAATCGAATTCGCCCGCCAGATCTCCGATCGCGTCGTGTTCCTCGAAAAGGGCAGGCTCGTGGTCGACCTGCCGACCGAGCAGTTCTTCGCCGAAGATGGCGGCATGGCCAATCCGCGCGTCGCCCAGTTCCTCTCCAAGATGCGCAAAGACTGAGTAATCTTCATGCTGCTTCTCGCAAATTCAGAAGCCTATCCGGGCTTTGAAACCTCCATCGACCTTCTCAGAAAGGGCGAGCATGGCCTGGAGGCCATGGTCGCGGGCATCGCCCATGTCGAGCGCGACGTGCGCGTGCGCTCGGTCGGCTTCGGCGGCTGGCCCAACATGGTGGGCAAGATGGAATTCGATGCCGGCGTCATGGATGGCACCACCCGTGAAGTCGGCTCGGTTGGCGCCGTCCCCGACACGTTGCCTGTCGCCGCCCTTGCGCGCCAGGTGATGAAGCGTCTGCCCCATGTGATGCTGACCGGGGACGGCGCGCGCCGCTTTGCCAGTGAAACCGGTTTCGCAGTCGACGAGACCCTCTACGAGGACTCCAAGCGCGTCTGGTGGGAGCGTCTCGAAAAGGAGCTGTCGCCCGAAGACCTGGCCAAGTTCCCCAACATTCCGCTGGCGCCGCTGAGCACGACCATCACCGATCCCGAGCGCGTGCGCGACACCACCGTGTTCCTGTGCTCGGACGCCAGCAAAGGCATTCACGCCGCCACCTCTACTTCCGGCTGGGCCTGGAAGTATCCTGGCCGGCTGGGCGACAGCCCCATTCCGGGCGCCGGCTTTTATGCCGATAGCCGCTATGGCGCGGCCGCCTGCACCCATACCGGCGAGATGACCATGCGCTGCTCGACCGCGCGCACCGTCGTTCTGGCCATGAAACTCGGCCACTCCCTCTCCGACGCGATCAAGCTCGCCGTCGAGGAATTGGCCGAACTCACCGAAGGGTTCCTGGCGGGCGTGGTGATCCACGCCATCGACGCCAAGGGGAACCACGAGGTCGTCAATTTCCGGTGCCCGGGCGAGATCGCCTACTGGGTCTGGGATGAATCGATGTCCGCCCCGGAAAAGCGGGCAGCGAAAACCGCTTGATCAAGAGAGGAACCCCATCATGAAGCGCATTCTGACTACCCTTGCCGCGCTGGCGCTCGTCGCCTCGACGGCCCTGCCGGCCGCCGCCGGCATGATCGACGACATCCGTTCGCGCGGCGTCGTGCGCATCGGCGTGTCGCTGGGCGGCGAGCCGATCGGCTTCCGCGACCAGCAGAACAACCCGGTGGGCTACGACGTCGACGTCGCCACCATGCTCGCCGAGAAGCTCGGCGTGCCGGTCGAATTCACCGACGTCTCGGGCGACGCCCGCGTTTCGATGCTGGTCTCGGGCCAGCTCGACATCGTGGTCGCCAATACCTCGGCTACCCTCGAGCGCGCCAAGTCGGTCAACTTCTCGATCCCCTACAACCGTGCGGGCCTGCGCATCATCGTCCAGAAGGATGCCGGCATCACCAAGCTCGAAGACCTGGCCGGCAAGAAGGTCGTGGTCGGCCGCGGCACGACCGGCGAAGCCTTCCTCAAGAAGGCCGTCCCGACTGCCGAGCTCGTCTACACCGACAACTTCTCGCCCGATGGCGTGCTGCTGCTCCAGCAGAAGCGCGTTGACGCCGGCATCGAGGATTCTTCGCTCCTCGACTATCTCGCTACCAAGAACGACACGCTGGTGACCCTGCCGGGCCTCTATTCGAACGACCCGATCGGCATCGCCGTCGCCAAGGGCGATCCGGAATTCGTGCGTTGGATCGACATGTTCGTTTCCGACTACATCCAGTCGGGCGCCTACGAGGCCAACTACAAGAAGTGGTGGGGCGAAAGCGCCAACCCGCCGGCTCTGAACCCGCTGTGGTAAGCTGAAGAGAGAAACGCCGCGGACCAGTCCGCGGCGTTTTCGTATCCTGGGCTCTTTCTGAGGAATGCCCAACCAAGGACCTTCGTCCGGGAGTGTCCAGCGGCGGGGGCCAGCCCGGCGCCGACAAGCACCTACGCCGTCAGGCGCGGGACGAAGCGGGTTGGCACGCGGATCGGGTCCTGGCCGGGCTTGAAGGCCGCCGGCTCGATGAGGAACTGCACGATATGTTCGACATAGGCGGCTTTGTCGTAGCCGATCGAGGCGATCGGATAGGCGTCGAAATCGGTGAGCGAGAGGTTGTCGAAGCCATAGAGCCGGAATTTCCGCGGGCGGTTATGCGGGAAGTCGGCGCGGCAGACATCGAGAATGCCCATGGCCATGGCGTCCGAGGTGCAGAACACCGCGTCCGGGCTGTCCCAGCCGGTCAGCGTGGCGGCCGCCTCATGCCCGCTTTCGTAGGAATAATCGCCCTGGACGACGCGCACGAGCTCGATCCCGTGCTGAGCGAAGGCCTTGCGGTAATGCTCGACGCGCGCCTGCTCGACGAGCGAGGAGGAGCGCCCGGTGACCAGGCCGGCGGATTTGACGCCCTTGCCCGCGGCATCGGCCACCGCCTGGTTGATACCCACCGCCTCATCAGGGATGACCGCGGGCGAGAGCCCGTCGTGCCTGCCGTTGAGCATGACCACCAGGTCCGAGCGGAAAAGCCTGCGCACCGTTGCCGCGTCGGCAAAATCGGAGAAGACCAGGGCGGCATCGACGTGATAGGCCACGCCCTGGCGCAGGAATTCCTCGACCCTTTCGACCGAGCCGACGCGGATCAGGATCACCTGCTTGCCGATCGACTGGATGCGGTCGAGAAGGAGGTCGAAAAGGTCGAGGTCGGAAAGATCGTGGATGTGATTGACGACGACGGCCACCAGATTGACCGTCTTGGTGGTCAGGCTTTGCGCCAGCAGGTTGGGCTTGAATCCAAGGCGCTCGGCGGCCTCGAGCACGCGCTCGCGCTTGTCGGCCGAAACCGGGCGTTTTTCACTCGAAAGGGCGCGCGAGGCGACGGCGCGCGACACCCCCGCAAGCTTGGCCACGTCCCCGATGGTGGGGGCGCCGTGTTTGGGTTCAGCCATGGCCTATATCGTTCCCATCTTGCCAAGTCGCATCGAATCGCGGGGCTAGTGGCAAATCCTAGCGCGCCGTTCATTTGAAAGCTGTTAAACCCAATGACGACCATCGTTTGTTTTGATATCGGCGGCTCGGCCATCAAGGGCGCGCTGGCGACATCGCCCGAAGCCATCCGACCGCTGGGACGCGTGCCGACCCCCCTCGATGACTTCAACGCCTTTGCCGAGGCCCTGCGCGGCGTGGCCGACGCGGCCGATGCGGCAGCACCGATCTCCATCTCCATAACCGGGGTCGTCGACCCGCGCACCGGGCGCATCAAGTGCGCCAATATCCCGTGCATCGATGGCCGTACCCTGGCCAAGGATCTCGCCGCCATCATGGATCGTCCGGTCCATGTTGCCAACGATGCTGATTGCTTCGCACTGGCCGAGGCCATGGCGGGCGCCGGAAAGGGCGAGAGCATCGTCTTCGGGGCCATCCTGGGAACCGGCGTCGGCGGCGGGCTCGTCGTCGATGGCCGGCTGGTCAACGGCGCCGGTGGTTTCGCCGGGGAGTGGGGCCACGCGCCGGTGGCCGCCACCCACGCCGGCACGCCGCCGGTCGCCATTCCCTCCTATCTGTGCGGCTGCGGACAGATCGGCTGCGTCGATACGGTCGGGGGCGCCCGCGGCATGGAGCGGCTGCACCTTCATCTTCACGGCGAAAGCCTGCCGAGTACGGCCATCGTCGCGGCCTGGGAAGCGGGCGACGCCGCGGCGGTCCGCACCATCGATTGCTTCCTCGATCTCGTGGCCGGACCGCTGGCGCTGGTGGTCAATGTCGTGGGGGCCGACATCGTGCCGGTGGGCGGCGGTCTCTCGGGCTCGCCTCGCCTCATCGCCGAACTCGACGCGGCGGTCCGCCGGCGCATCCTGCGCCAGACCGACGCCCCACTCGTCGTGCCCGGTCTTTGCACGGTCGAGCCCGGCCTCATCGGCGCGGCCATCCTGGCGGGAGCAGCGGCATGACCCTTCTCGAAGTCTGCGTCGCCGATCCACAAAGCCTCATCGCAGCCGTTGCCGGGGGCGGACAGCGCATCGAGCTCTGCTCGGCGCTCGAACTGGGTGGCGTCACGCCCTCGCCCGGCCTCATGCGGCTGGCCGCCGAGGCGCCGATTCCGGTCTATGCCATCGTGCGGCCGCGCAGCGGCGATTTCGTCTATGACGCAGCCGACCTCGACTGCATGTATCGCGAGATCGACACCATCCGCGAATTCGGGCTCGCAGGCGTCGTGCTCGGGGCCTCGCTCGGCGACGGCCGGCTCGATGCGGCAATGCTCGACAAGCTGGTGCGCCACGCCAAGGGGCTGGGCACCACGCTCCACCGCGCCTTCGATCTGGTTCCCGACATCGCCGAGGCCGTCGAGCTTGCCGTTTCCCTCAAGTTCGAGCGCATCCTGACTTCGGGGGGCGCGCCGACGGCGCCGGAGGGGACCGAGGGGCTGGCGGCAGCGATCGAAGCGGCCAAAGGGCGGATCGGCATCATGGCCGGCTCGGGCCTGCGCGCCGACAATGTGCGCGCGCTCCTCGACCGACTCCCGCTCGAGGAGGTGCATTCCTCCTGCGCGGTGGCGGTGTCCTCGCGCGGGGAAGCGGCCATGCGGCTGGGCTTTGCCGCCCCGACCCGCAAGCAAACCAGCGCCGAAGCGGTGCGGGCTTTCAGGGCCGCGATCGCGGCTCCGGCCCTATAGCGCCTTGACCATCAGCACGGTGGTGAGGCCGCTTTTCCATTCCTCATCGGGATATTGCGCCGCCTCGGCATAGCCGTGGGCGGCGTAAAAGTCGCGCGCCGGCCTGTTGAAGGTGTCGGTCTCAAGCTGGGCGAACCTGACGCCCCCGGCCCGCATGGCGGATTCCGCATGCCCGAGAAGCGCGCTGCCGATACCACGCCGCGCCTCATGGGGGTCGACATGGAGCGCCCCGATGAAATCGCCCTGCCAGTGCACCATGCCGACGACCTGGCCAGCGCTCTCGGCGACAGTGAATTGCTGCCAGCAGCCATCCACATAGTCGGCGACGCGCGTGCTGGCGCGGAAGGCGGCCTTCGCCTCTTGCGTCAGTTGGGGTTCCCAGGTCGAGTGAAAGGTGGCCTCGAGGAGGCGCAGCAGCGCCTCGCGGTCCTCCGCGCGCGCCGGACGCAGCGCGACCGGGCCGGTCAAGGCAGGGTCTTGTCGGCCAGTGCCGTCTTGAGGAGGGTTTCGTCGGCGCCCAGCGCCTCGAGCGCTGCCGTGACGATGCCGGCACGGTCGAGACCGGCAGCGGCGTACATGGCGTCCTGGCTGGCCTGCTCGGTGAAGACATCCGGGATCATCAGGGGCCGGAACTTCACCTTGCCGTCGAGAAGGCCGTTGCGGGCGAGGAAAGTCGCCACATGGCTGCCGAAGCCGCCGATGGAGCCCTCCTCGATGGTGAGCACGACCTGGTGCTCGCGCGCGATCCGGGCGATCAGCTCCTCGTCGAGGGGCTTGAGGAAGCGTGCGTCGACCACCGTAGGGGCAAGGCCCAGGGCGGCGAGCTTGTCGGCGGCGGCGAGCACTTCGCCAAAACGCGTGCCGTAGGAGATGAGGGCGATCGGGCCGCCCTGGCGCACCAGCCGGCCCTTGCCGATGGGCAGGATCTCGCCGCGCGCCGGCATGTCGACGCCCAGGCCGTCGCCACGCGGATAGCGGAACGCGATGGGGCCCTCGTCATAGGCAGCGGCGGTCGCCACCATGTGGCGCAGCTCGGCTTCGTCGGCCGCCGCCATCTGCACGATGCCGGGAACGGCCCCGAGATAGGCGGCATCGTAATTGCCGGCATGGGTGGGACCATCGGCACCGACATAGCCGGCACGGTCGATGGCGAAGCGGACCGGCAGGTGCTGGATGGCCACGTCGTGGACGACCTGGTCATAGGCGCGCTGCAGGAAAGTCGAATAGATGGCCACGAACGGCTTGAGGCCCTCGGCCGCCATGCCGGCGGCGAAGGTCACCGCGTGCTGCTCGGCGATGCCGACATCGAAGGTGCGGCTCGCGAAGAGCTCGCCGAACTTGTCGAGCCCGGTGCCCGAGGGCATGGCCGCAGTCACCGCCACGATGCGTTCGTCGCGCTCGGCCTCCTGGATGAGGGTCGAGGCGAAGACGCTGGTATAGGACGGGGCGTTGGAAGGCGCCTTGGCCTGGGCGCCGGTGATGACGTTGAACTTGGAGACGCCGTGATACTTGTCGGCTGAATCCTCGGCCGGGGCATAGCCCTTGCCCTTCTTGGTCACGACGTGGACGAGGATCGGGCCGTCCTGAGCGTCCCGGACATTTTCGAGCACCGGCAGCAGGTGATCGAGATTGTGGCCGTCGATGGGGCCGACATAATAGAAGCCGAGCTCTTCAAAGAGCGTGCCGCCCGTCCACCAGGAACGCGCGAATTCCTCGGTGCGCCGCGCCGGCTCGTGGAAGAACTGCGGCAGCGCCTCGACGATCTGCTTGGCGGTCTTGCGCACGCCGCGATAGACGGGGCCGGAAACCAGCCGCGCCAGATAAGCGCTCATGGCCCCGGTCGGGGGCGCGATCGACATGTCGTTGTCATTGAGGATGACGATGAGGCGCGCGTCCATGGCGCCGGCATTGTTCATCGCCTCATAGGCCATGCCCGCCGACATGGCGCCGTCGCCGATCACCGCCACGACATTGCGCTTCTTGCCCTCGAGCTGGGAAGCGACCGCCATGCCCAGGCCCGCCGATATCGAGGTCGAGGAATGGCCGGCTCCGAAAGGATCGAAGGCGCTTTCGGCGCGTCGGGTGAAACCGGAAAGACCATCTTTCTGGCGCAGGGTGCGGATGCGGTCGCGCCGGCCGGTCAGGATCTTATGGGGATAGGCCTGATGGCCCACGTCCCAGATCAGCCGGTCATGGGGCGTATCGAAGACGGCGTGGAGGGCCACGGTCAGCTCGACGACACCCAGGCCCGCGCCCAGATGGCCGCCGGTCACCGAGACGGCGTCGATCATCTCGGCCCGCAGTTCATCGGCGACCTGGCGCAGTTGTTCACGCGGCAGGCCCTTGAGCTGGGACGGGTCGTTGATGGTGTCGAGAACTGGAGTAAGCGGCTTGTCGGTCAAATGCCGATCCTTTTCGCCGGCCCTAATGGTGTCGCTAGTGCTTTAGAGAGACACAATAGGCATTGCAACCCGACACTTCAACGGGAGGCGACGAGAAGCGGCCGGCCGGTCACAAAACGGCTCGATTCGAGCGTTTGGCCACCTTCGGTGACGAATCCGAGGCGCGCCACATAGGGCCCGAGCTCGGTTGCCGGGTCGAGATCGCCCTCATCGGGCTCCCAGAGCACGCCGTAGGTGGCGCTGGAAAGCGCCTGGGGCTGGGTGAAGATTTCGGCGACGTGGTCGAAGTCGGGCGCCACCAGTTCGACACTGCGCGTGGCGACCCCGGCGATGGGCTGGCTGGCCGCGAGCTGAGCCGCGGCCTTGGCCGCCGGAGCGCTGGTGCCGGCCTTGCCGACCGCGTTCCAGGTGGTATCGAAAAGGCCGGAAAGCCCACCCTTCGGGACCGCGCCGCCGCCGAGGGATGCGGTGCGGATATTGCTCGGATCGATGACCGGCTTGGGCGGCAGGCTGGCAGTGGTATCGCGCGAGATGATCATCTCGAGAGCGCGCTGCGCTTCCGGATCCTGCTGGGGCTGGGGCGCATAGGCGGTGACCAGCTCGGCCGGCGGATTGGTCATGAGCACGCGCGCCGCAGGCACCGGGGCTTCGAGCGAAGCGAGCGCCACCACGGCGGTTTCCGCACTCGCCTTGCTGTTGGTGGCGACCATGAGCCGCTCGGACTTCTGCATGGGGATGGGCGCGACCTCTCCGCTGCCGGACAGTTCGGCCTGGGTCAGCGGCGCGCTGGCATTGTTGCCGAAGGGCAGAGCTGGTG from the Youhaiella tibetensis genome contains:
- the dxs gene encoding 1-deoxy-D-xylulose-5-phosphate synthase, which produces MTDKPLTPVLDTINDPSQLKGLPREQLRQVADELRAEMIDAVSVTGGHLGAGLGVVELTVALHAVFDTPHDRLIWDVGHQAYPHKILTGRRDRIRTLRQKDGLSGFTRRAESAFDPFGAGHSSTSISAGLGMAVASQLEGKKRNVVAVIGDGAMSAGMAYEAMNNAGAMDARLIVILNDNDMSIAPPTGAMSAYLARLVSGPVYRGVRKTAKQIVEALPQFFHEPARRTEEFARSWWTGGTLFEELGFYYVGPIDGHNLDHLLPVLENVRDAQDGPILVHVVTKKGKGYAPAEDSADKYHGVSKFNVITGAQAKAPSNAPSYTSVFASTLIQEAERDERIVAVTAAMPSGTGLDKFGELFASRTFDVGIAEQHAVTFAAGMAAEGLKPFVAIYSTFLQRAYDQVVHDVAIQHLPVRFAIDRAGYVGADGPTHAGNYDAAYLGAVPGIVQMAAADEAELRHMVATAAAYDEGPIAFRYPRGDGLGVDMPARGEILPIGKGRLVRQGGPIALISYGTRFGEVLAAADKLAALGLAPTVVDARFLKPLDEELIARIAREHQVVLTIEEGSIGGFGSHVATFLARNGLLDGKVKFRPLMIPDVFTEQASQDAMYAAAGLDRAGIVTAALEALGADETLLKTALADKTLP